GCTCCATTGATCAGTACTGCTTGTCTTGCTTGTATCTTTCCAAAATCGCGTAAAGAATGTAACGCGGTCATTCCCGCCAAAGGCAGTGCAGCTACATCTTCGAAAGATAGATTAGAAGGTTTTAATACAAACTCGTCTTCTTTGCCACATTTGTATTCCGCAAATCCGCCAAAGCCGCTTGCAAAAACATCTCCGAAAACCTCGTCACCCGGACGGAACTTAGTAATATTCCGCCCTACCTCCTCTACGGTTCCGGCAACATCTGCACCTAAAATCGAAATCTTTTTGGGTTTAAAAAGCCCGGCATAAAAGCGGACCAAAAAAGGGTCTGCCTTCATCATACGCCAATCAGCAGCATTTACGGAAGCTGCCTGAACTTTTACTAAAATTTCGTTTTCTTTCGGAACAGGTTTGGAGACCTCTTTAAGTTTCAGAACCTCAGTTGATCCGTAATTCTCATATACAATCGCTTTCATTCGTATATGTATATCTTTTGGTTTAAAGTTTCAGACAATTGAGAGATGGGAGAAATTTTTGTCATTCCAGATCATTAAAAAATTTCCTAATATATTTCAAGAAATTTTACTTGGAAGTTACGCTAAAGTTCCAATAGATTACTTATTTTTCGAAGGATTATTAGAACTTTCGGCCATGTTTTTATCGATTAACAAATCGTTTGGGCTTAAGTTGCAATTTACATTGCTTGCATAAGTGGTAAATGAATCAAAGTCTAAAATGACTCCGAGAGATTGAAGTATTTTTGCACAATCGTCAATATCGTCCTTTTTATAATATTTAGATTCGTCGATCTTAAATACCATTTCGTCAATGAAAGATACATATATCACGTCGGCAATTATATATGATTCTAATTCCTGTCCTGTATAACCTTGTGCTGTAAAAGCAGCCCTCGCAGTAAGGGAATCCCCAATCATCGCCGCATCTAAAAGTCTTCTCTTTGCAACGTCACCTTTGTAAGTATCAGTAAGACCTAAAGTATCAACAACTATACAATTTGCCAGAAAACTATATAATAATGTTATTATAAGTATATTAATCTTTTTCATTTATTCTTCCATCATTCTTTATGTTGAGAACAAGAGGAGTCTTCTTCTCCTTGAAAGGTTTTTTCAATTTGAAAGTCCAAATTAATTATTTGCTCACCCAAGAACCGGTAAGATGAAGGCCAATTCTGAGAATCTTTTAGCTTTCGAAGATTTTCCGAAGGTTGGTCTTCACCTACAAAAACTTTTACTCTAACAGAATGATTTTCAGGTAAATCTAAACTTTTCTGTATATATCCTCTTTTTCTATTATCATAATCGAATATCATAAATGTAAACTCGTTTACTCCGGATGGCATAGGGATTTGATATTCACAGCCA
The window above is part of the Leptospira licerasiae serovar Varillal str. VAR 010 genome. Proteins encoded here:
- a CDS encoding TIGR04452 family lipoprotein, with amino-acid sequence MKKINILIITLLYSFLANCIVVDTLGLTDTYKGDVAKRRLLDAAMIGDSLTARAAFTAQGYTGQELESYIIADVIYVSFIDEMVFKIDESKYYKKDDIDDCAKILQSLGVILDFDSFTTYASNVNCNLSPNDLLIDKNMAESSNNPSKNK